The region TGATCTGTTTGGAAGGATGATTCGCAGGTTTGATTCTTATCCACGAGTTAATTCTATCCGTGTACCGAGATTTATCAGAGGTGGGTTCCTTCATCGAGGAaggtgggtgttgaagaaTGATACGAAGTATCAAGGTATTTTTAAGTTCGACGGATCGATTAGGAAGATGGAAGTGGCAGGGAAATGGCTGTCAGCCTTGATGGGAAACTTGTTGAAGTACGCAAGTAATAGCAGAAAGGAGAGAGTGGCATGTGGCGGGCCACGTCCTGCAAAAACGTTGGAGGGGGGACAATGGGGGTCCAGTTGGGATGGCCCTGCCAAGGGCACGGGTGATCGGCAAGCCCTGCCACTCCCGCTTTGGCCTTAGCTCAAGCTCCCCAGAAAAACAAGCTTCGGGCCCACCCTCCTACGTCATCTCGCTCTTTATTTTGTAGCGACCTCTAGAACCTCGTACTTCTCGAGAGAATGTCTCACAGTAAACAGCAATCTACGAGGAAACAAAGGCCCCGGGAACCCGCCTAGTGAATTTCAACACTTCAAATatgcaaaacaaaaacaaaaaaacaaagtCGATAAAATCAGCCCGAAGCATCACAAGGTGGGTTTCCTTCCTGTACGCCAGTCATCTGAACACACGCAATACGTATACAAGCGGCAACACCAATGTTGACAGGGCAGCTGACAGAGTGCAGTTGAGAGAGTGGGAAGGTAGCCAACAGTAATGAGACGACACACGTCAATGCAACTTGTCTATGTGATGCTTTCTGCAAAACAAATAAGTTTATAAACTAAATCTGTGTACAAAAATAAAGCCACTTCGGCAGTTGGAGTGgcgccaagaaggccaagcaGGAACCAGAAAGCTTGACCGCACCGCTCTCGACCTCCGAAATCTTCTGAGGCCAGCAACATCTCGATGAGATGAGTGCTGAGCGTCAAACCTCCCGCCATGACATAAGCTAGCGAAACATGGAGTGATGTCATTCTCACTCCCATCTTATTCAGAGCGTGAACTCGGAATTGCGCTCTGTATTTCTGAATAAACAACATCTACAACCACGTGGCTTCTTTCTCTGCTTTTGCTTATTCATTGGGCCTTGCCACCTCCCATCTTTGACGAGTTTCATCAGCTTCGCAAATGTCCACTCGGCGGCGACCATAAAACCGAAACGAGCCAACTGGGTTCTTCCATTTGCTATCCATTGGCGACCAGAAATCCCCAAGCTGGTACCATCTGGTTATCTTGACGGTGCAGCTCTCGCTGAGAATAGATCCTTCTGATGACTGTGTGGGGTCGGAATCATCCGCATATGCAATCTCCACCTGGAAATCAGTGAAGCAGATGGGACACGATGTGGTATTGCGATCAGCACCTGAAAATGGCGGGAATGGGATAATCCAAACGCTTTCCAGTAACGGTCGATCGGGTCGAGTACTCGCATATGAGATGGCACGGACGAATATCATATCTGCTCTCCATCACACGCATGAAAAGCCTCATTTCTCTTTCGTTCCCATACTTCGTCGATTGCGTTAAAATGCTTGTACCCTTTACGTAAAGCTCATCGTTGATGATCTTTGCTTCCCATGCCTGGGTTTCTTCGATCCTGTGTGGTCTGTGCAGCACTCCCGACACATTGGTTACCTCGAGGTTCAAGACCTTCACATCCGGCACATGCGACTTGCCATAGAAGTGACGATTCATAACGAGCCGATTCAAGTTGGAATTCAGATTAGATCCACCCAGAGACCATAAACCAAAGGTCGTCAAAGAAACCTGACCGAACGGTGACATATATCTGATATCAGGCCGGTTGGAAATTGGGCAATAGTTAGGAGTCTTCCAGTCATACCCCCATCGGTGGGGCCTCATGCAGACAAAACACAGCTTGAGGGGAGGACAATCTTGTTCAATCCGTCCTAGAAGCGTAATTCTAGCTTCGCCGGTCAAAAGCTCTGCGGGTGACTGTGGGAGGTAACTGCAATAAAAATACTGGCAGGTCAAGACGAATGAGACGACGGATTCAGGAGGGATATTCTCTAGAATCATGTAGATGAGTTCTGCGGGTAGTTCAAAACCGGGCGGAGACACCAGGGTTTGCCCTCTCCATAGGCGTGACAGATGAAGCCGTCGAAAGGAAGTGGCCGGGGCTATGATGAATCCAAGCAACCACTGCAGGTGGGTGAAGAGAATGTCCAGAGAGTGAATGTGGTGCAAAAAACTGTTCATAGGGGCCAAGGCGTTATCAGTGCAAATAGGATGGCCCTAAAGAAGCCACAAAGCCCTTGTTTCTATCAAAGTTTCACTGAGCAAATGCTTATTTCAAGATCACGCGGAGTGCTGCCAGCTGCCATCTCCTCGAGGGCGAAATTCCCAAGCTGCCAATGCAGGTATGCAtaagttggtggtgatagcCCCAAGAACGATGCCTCATCCAACAAGACGAAAGCCTGCGGTCTAATCTATTCTAGATATTGTTTTCTGCCGTAACCTAACAAGAATGAGCATCTAACCTTTTCCCGGGCTTTCAAGTACCACTTCGATATGTTCCAACAAGGTATACACATCTCAGATTCTAAGGTACGTGCCAAAAGACATTAAAGACACCTTCAGCATTCTTGTTAATACCTCATCGAAACCGATAGAGACCCATCTAGAGATTTCATGGACGCATCTCCAAGTATCTGTTTGCGGTTTGTTCTCTAGAAACGGCCATGATCTGTCATGGCAATAGACACGGACGAACTGAGAATCCAGATTCTACGCCAGAACACCTTGACTTCACTTCGGTGTCCCGATCTCTAGCATGCACATAAATGAATCGTCGCAAGTATATATGCTCAACCATAGGTAGAGAAGATTTCTTATACACGCTCTGAAAAGTGGTATCCatcccctctccatccatcTACCCACATAAACGCCTCtactcccccttcttctccctttcATCCCCCGtaacccccccaacagcagcattactcccccccaccaccacattcCTCAGATTCCCAAAACTTAACACCTCACTaatcctccccgtccccgccaTCAGCAtgaccaacctctccactccacacccccaaccccctgtCGGCGGCAGCCCGCTCGCCAGCGCATAGCAAAAActctcatccacctccaccttctGCCCCACCTCCACATCCTTCTGCCTGATCTGCTCCGCAAACTTCTCCCTCTGGGCAAACGGAtcgttctcctcctcgtaCATGTTCGCCAGCTCCTTCCCCTTGACAAACAGCTCAGTCCTTGCCGAGACGTGCTGGTTCGTTCTGGGGCAGAGGAAGGatttggaaaggggggacatgacgacggggtggtgggtgatgaacaagggggtggtgagggacaGGGGTTCAATGTACCGCTCGGCCAGCTTGtcgaggagtttggggagggggaagtggTCTTGGCCCTCAAAAGGGGGGACCGAGTTTGAGTTGAGAAGCGACAAAAGGTCCGAGTGGGCGGAGTTGGTGGTCAAGTCGGGGAAGGTGAACCCCAACTTGTCttggagggtggggatgaATTCTGCTTGTTGAAAGGGTTGTTGGTAGATGGACAGGTCGGAGATTTCGGGGAGTGAGGACAAGGTGCCATTGGAGATGAGCTTAGCGCAGTGCTCGGCAACGCCGCGGATGAGAtcttgggtgatggtgatgaggtccTGGAGGTTTGCGTAGGCGTGGTAGAACTCGCAGATGGTGAACTCTGGGTTGTGGGTTTGGTCGATGCCCTCGTTGCGGAACGCCGGGCCGAGCTCAAACACGCGGTCTACACCTCCGACGACGAGACGCTTGAGCCACAACTCAGGGGCAATACGGAGAGTGACATCTTTGCTCACTGCTTCAGCATGCATGGTGAATGGCCTGGCCACGGCACCGCCAGCATTGCCAGAGAGGATAGGAGTCTGAAACTCAAGGAAGTTGCGCTCATGAAAGAAGTCTCGGAGATAGCGAGTGATGTAAGACCGCAGACGAAGGGTATCTACGGTTCTACGGTTGGCCAGCATGTCAATATGACGATGCAGGGTATCTTCAACCTTCTCCGGCCGGGGCACCAAGCTCGGCGTCAAAATTTCAGGAAGTTGGGTGGCTTGGATGGAGAGCTCGCCTGTCTTGGTTCGCGTGGCCTTGCCCGTGACAGCTATTCAATGGCAACACAACAGGCGTCAGCATGCATGGCCACGCTTTCTACCCAAGATGGATATACACAGTTCACGAAGATGGGACGCACAAATGATATCACCCCTGTTCAGCAACCGGGCTAAATTCTTCAAACCAGAACCAGTCGTACCATCGACCAGCTTCCCCAGGTTACATAGTCCTTGAACATTCTCAAACTCGCTCCTCACATCAATAAAGACGAGCTTCGACCCGGCACGACGGACAGACTCGACCCGTCCTCGCAAGGtgacctcctcttccgccaCAACGCCCTGCTGAATGTCCTGATACTTGGCCCGGAAGTCGGGAACGCGCATaatctcaccaccatcatttCGGATACGGGGATACTTGAGGACACCAGCTTGCTCCAGTTCCTGCTGCCGAGCAAGGTGGAAGGAGCAACGCTGCGACAGCTGAGCGCGGCGGAGGTGCGGGAACGCCGCCGCGTGAGGGACTGGTACCCGGGCGTACGGCCGCAGGAACTGGAGACTCGGTGATGGTCTCATCGCATCATTTCTATTGAGTGTCTGTCAGCTGTTGTCCTGACAAGAAAATCCAGACAGAAGACAGGTAACAGTGGAAGAATGTCAGAAAATTGGCATTTGTGATCAACCACGCCGAAGCGTGTCAGTCGCAACGGTTCTAAGGTTTATGCAGGTTCATCATATTGCTATAAAATCCAAGAGGCAGAAAAAATCCATACTTACAATTTACCTGTTTCACACCAACAAACCGGGAACTCTGCTTGTTCCAAACGACGCTGATGTTGTTGTCCAAaagcaaaaggaaaagaCCGCTTCCTCAAAAATATTTTTGGAGCTCCCATGGTTTTAACACATGCCGCACCCCTCCACCAGAGCTGAGCTCTAACCaatcacctctctctctgatAGGAACCCTCCACGCTTATCTAAAGAACCAACTCTTGGCATGACGAAGTGTTGGAACCCGCAAGCCAGCAGCCGCATCGGTTTTTTTGTTTGCCAGAAACCAACATCCATGCAAGCCTCTTGAACCCTCCTCTTTTGACATTCCCATATCGCGATACCATCAACCgaccccttctccttcttaaccccatcacaaccaacccccaaatACCACCCAAAATGTTCGGATTCGGCCAACCCAAGCTCTCCTCCGAGGAGAAGATCGCCGCCGTCGAGAACGAGATCAAGGTCATGACCGAGATGCAGACCCGGTATTTACCAGCCCCCCCTAGTatttccccatcccccccttttacTGACCATGTTTCTGCATATAGCATGGCCAAGATCTGCTCCCAAAAATGCCTCGACTCTACATACCGGGAAGGCGAGCTCTCCAAGGGCGAGGCCTCGTGCCTCGACCGGTGCAGTGCCAAGTTCTTCGAGGCGcacaccaccatctcggAGCAACTCCAAAAGGAGCAGGCCGCCAAGGGTGGCATGATGGGGCGGTAAATAGtaggagaaggaaaagggagCTTGTAAGAGTATGGAGGTCGTCGACAGCATAAAAATATTTGGCGAGGGGGATTAGAGCTTATGGGAATGGGATACCACTTATGAATGCCGTTTCAATGGGGAGAGCAGGATTCTCGTAAACGTGGGAGTGTACATTATGACCGAATGGATGGATTACtaggggttggttgggtccGGCGTGTCCAGATTATAGAGGGGTTCTTGCGCTGTTGCTTTTCAATAATGACATCGCTTCTCTGTCTGTTTGGTTTCTGCAAAGGTTTCCTCTGATGAATTTCAATGGATGCTAGGTATGCTATCGAGGGTTCAAACCTTTCCCCATAAACGCCGTTTCAGTGGCTCAATGCTGTGCTCCCAAACTCCTGGCTGCCTGTCCAAAAAAGACATTTATACAAGTCATCCCAAAATTCGACACTCCCCAAATACCCTTGTCCCATCACCTGGACCTTGCTCTAGTGATATTCGGCCCCGAACCAATACCCGTCAGCGTTCGAACAAGATAATGCGCCCAACTCTCCGTTTCCAATGCAGCCTTGAGCTCTTCCGCCCTGCGCTCAAGATCCTCGACCTGCGCTTCAAACTGcgccaccccatcctcaacctcatTCACCTTCCCGACCAGCGCGCTAATCTCATATTCGAGCTTGGCAACCAAGACCTCAACGTCCTTGACGGCTTCAGTCAGGCGTCCCCTCTCTTCTGCCACCAGCTCCCCACTGCTATGCCTTATTCGTGCGTAGGCCTCGCTGACGGCATGATAGAGAGCTTGAAGTTCCGCCTGCTGAGCGCCATACGTTGTATTCAAAATGTCAACTCCTGACAGTTTTCCTGTAACCCAATTGGCGAGGTCTTTCTGTATTTCTTGGAGCCGGTGGTATAAGCTGTAAGCCAGCTCCGCTTGAGACTGCAAAAATGCCTTCGTTGCTGGGTCCATGCCAGCGTCCGATGGGGACAGATCGGCCAGGCTGATGATCTCGTGCCAACCAAGAACAGCCTCTTCAGCTTCGCTAAAAGACAAACGGCGGGGATAACGGGCGTCATTTAGTGGCCGTTGTAGAGCCTCAATGGTTGTGAAGCTGTGTCTTCGCTGAAGGAATGATAATGGCAGATCTGAGCTCCCTTGAGCACCGAGAAATTGCTGGGGCTGAGCGTCCAAATCACCTGCCTCTGAAGCCGCGGCCGAAAATGTATTCTCTAGTACATCTTTGCGTATCTCGGCTAgcgcttctttttcctctgCTGCTCTGAGCAGTTCTTGGGATGATGTCGACTCAGCCCTAACACCTGTAGGATGCGTCTCACTCCCTTCTGCACTGCCGTTCAAAGCAGATGGCCCTGTTTCGCCAAAATCTCGTTCCTTTGGAGCCCCGTTCGCATACTCCTCCGGTTTGACCTTCCAGCTGAATGCTTTGCCAACTGCAACCGGGCTCGTCACCGCGGTAGACGAGTGAGCTAACGTCGCTATACTGGGGCTGGAATATCCACTGATGGCCGTGTCCGGGCTTTCGTCCTTGGAGGGCCTGCTGGCATGGCCCCTcaaaccacctccaacagcaTCTCTGATTCGACCCAAACCTGATCGAGCATCGCTCACTTTTCCAGCAACACCCTTGAAAATTCCCTTTCGTAGAGCATCCCTGTCGCCGGGATTGTGACTTTCGGCTGTGATGGGGGCTGAGTTTGTAACAGGAGGTGGTGCGTATATGGCGGGGGAATCTtccctcttcttggcctctAGCTCATCCTCCACTGGCGCAGACTGAGTTCTTCTGCTTCCAGACTGAGGTACAATAGTTTCCTCTCGTAATTCTTTGCCAAATGCAGAGCCCGGAGCAGTCTCTTGCTGTGTTCTCCTTGGCTTTCCATGCCAAAGCCATTTTGGTCTTTCACCGTAGGCCAAGTTGATGAATTTTCCCAAGTCGACCGTCTCGATATCACCAATATTGGCTTTATCTTTGCCTCCCACCATGCCAATGACAAGCTCGCCGCGTTTGCCACCAATTTCAGCGACCGTAGATTTGACCGCCCTGTGaacaccccaaccaccatctcccgcGGCTGCCTTGGCTGTGGCACTGTGCAGCTTGAGCAACGTCTGGCGGTCTAGACGTCTTGTCCTCTCTATCTTGACAGATTTTTGAAAGGTCCCAATGCCCTTTTTGGTGCTTTCAAGGTCAAAAACATCCTTGGCCACTGGTGCGCCAGAGTAACTGAGCCGATTCCTCGCTCCCATCAGCGTGCCGAGCATCGCTGCCACTGTTGTAGGACCCAAAATGCCGTCTGTCGGTTCGGTGTTGAAGTACTCGGAGCCAATCTCGGTCCACCAATTGTTGATTGCGGTCTCCGTCACGTCACAGAGTAGCCCATCCACGTATTCCGCATCCAGCATGCCAAAGATGTGAAGTGCCATCTGGCACATCCTAACCAGCTCCAGAACGGCCTGAGCAAAAGGTATCTTCTCGTTCGTTTTGTATAGTTGCAGAAATTTGGCCTGCGTAGCGGGTGTTGGATCTGTGAGGTTGAGTCCTGATCTCCCTGAGCAACCTAGCCGCTTGAGATTCTCGTTCACAATGAACACTTGGCGATGCTTCTGAATGTCTCCGTCGGGCACCGCAATCACAGTAAGGGCGGAAGGAAAGCTACTGAGGTTGGTGACCATGAGCTCTCCAATGTCTGTTTCCTTTGGCCGGGCATGGTAGTGTTGGATAGCGCTAAAGTATAAGCGTAATCTCGGCGACCaatccttctcttctcctggTATCTCCAGAACCCCGACGACGACCGAGTGCTTTGGATCAGCTGTGTAGGTCGCAATGACGAGGGCGGGTGATTGGCGCGAGCAAGCCCATTGTTCGACGAGGTATAGTTCGTAACCAGGGAGGACATATTTGCGCGTAATAACTGTCACTGTTGGATCGCCTTCGAGAAATCTACAGGCGCAAGCAGAAGCAAC is a window of Podospora pseudopauciseta strain CBS 411.78 chromosome 1, whole genome shotgun sequence DNA encoding:
- the MSK1 gene encoding mitochondrial lysine-tRNA synthetase (EggNog:ENOG503NUPU; COG:J) gives rise to the protein MGAPKIFLRKRSFPFAFGQQHQRRLEQAEFPVCWCETGKLNDAMRPSPSLQFLRPYARVPVPHAAAFPHLRRAQLSQRCSFHLARQQELEQAGVLKYPRIRNDGGEIMRVPDFRAKYQDIQQGVVAEEEVTLRGRVESVRRAGSKLVFIDVRSEFENVQGLCNLGKLVDGTTGSGLKNLARLLNRGDIISVTGKATRTKTGELSIQATQLPEILTPSLVPRPEKVEDTLHRHIDMLANRRTVDTLRLRSYITRYLRDFFHERNFLEFQTPILSGNAGGAVARPFTMHAEAVSKDVTLRIAPELWLKRLVVGGVDRVFELGPAFRNEGIDQTHNPEFTICEFYHAYANLQDLITITQDLIRGVAEHCAKLISNGTLSSLPEISDLSIYQQPFQQAEFIPTLQDKLGFTFPDLTTNSAHSDLLSLLNSNSVPPFEGQDHFPLPKLLDKLAERYIEPLSLTTPLFITHHPVVMSPLSKSFLCPRTNQHVSARTELFVKGKELANMYEEENDPFAQREKFAEQIRQKDVEVGQKVEVDESFCYALASGLPPTGGWGCGVERLVMLMAGTGRISEVLSFGNLRNVVVGGSNAAVGGVTGDEREKKGE
- the TIM10 gene encoding protein transporter tim10 (EggNog:ENOG503P6VS; COG:U), which produces MFGFGQPKLSSEEKIAAVENEIKVMTEMQTRMAKICSQKCLDSTYREGELSKGEASCLDRCSAKFFEAHTTISEQLQKEQAAKGGMMGR
- a CDS encoding hypothetical protein (COG:S; EggNog:ENOG503NVRW); translated protein: MSIRIPFPPAASLDGRAHREEDITLARTASNKNARPAVPETPDGAAAAKVEAALALTPASNRRRVVLPDPIAFKFLEGDPTVTVITRKYVLPGYELYLVEQWACSRQSPALVIATYTADPKHSVVVGVLEIPGEEKDWSPRLRLYFSAIQHYHARPKETDIGELMVTNLSSFPSALTVIAVPDGDIQKHRQVFIVNENLKRLGCSGRSGLNLTDPTPATQAKFLQLYKTNEKIPFAQAVLELVRMCQMALHIFGMLDAEYVDGLLCDVTETAINNWWTEIGSEYFNTEPTDGILGPTTVAAMLGTLMGARNRLSYSGAPVAKDVFDLESTKKGIGTFQKSVKIERTRRLDRQTLLKLHSATAKAAAGDGGWGVHRAVKSTVAEIGGKRGELVIGMVGGKDKANIGDIETVDLGKFINLAYGERPKWLWHGKPRRTQQETAPGSAFGKELREETIVPQSGSRRTQSAPVEDELEAKKREDSPAIYAPPPVTNSAPITAESHNPGDRDALRKGIFKGVAGKVSDARSGLGRIRDAVGGGLRGHASRPSKDESPDTAISGYSSPSIATLAHSSTAVTSPVAVGKAFSWKVKPEEYANGAPKERDFGETGPSALNGSAEGSETHPTGVRAESTSSQELLRAAEEKEALAEIRKDVLENTFSAAASEAGDLDAQPQQFLGAQGSSDLPLSFLQRRHSFTTIEALQRPLNDARYPRRLSFSEAEEAVLGWHEIISLADLSPSDAGMDPATKAFLQSQAELAYSLYHRLQEIQKDLANWVTGKLSGVDILNTTYGAQQAELQALYHAVSEAYARIRHSSGELVAEERGRLTEAVKDVEVLVAKLEYEISALVGKVNEVEDGVAQFEAQVEDLERRAEELKAALETESWAHYLVRTLTGIGSGPNITRARSR